Proteins from a single region of Phoenix dactylifera cultivar Barhee BC4 unplaced genomic scaffold, palm_55x_up_171113_PBpolish2nd_filt_p 002018F, whole genome shotgun sequence:
- the LOC103718073 gene encoding adenylate isopentenyltransferase 5, chloroplastic-like → METPCGLPSRKDNKVVFVLGATGSGKSKLAIALATQFDGEIINSDKMQVYGGLDVITNKVTKEESAGIPHHLLGVVHPDADFTASDFCREAVHAIDSILGRGRVPIVAGGSNSYIEGLVDGEGGEFRSRYQCLFLWVDAALPLLHSFVSARVDRMAEKGLVEEARSLFHANADYSRGIRRSIGVPEMDHYFRMEASADEETRARILEAAVDEIKANTCKLTCIQLQKIHRFCTLPGWDLHRIDAGEFFLKRGQEGEAEAWEKVVESPSTEIVRRFLTGAGGVKHMAGEEGTADDNKEDNGEVADKHGTAGKYKDENCEVKHVAGDDGATDRKNADENGSEAGANGEGPKNVVKDVKGETETGHVNGIAANREV, encoded by the coding sequence ATGGAGACACCCTGCGGCCTCCCCAGCCGAAAGGACAACAAGGTCGTGTTCGTCTTGGGAGCGACCGGCTCCGGAAAATCCAAGCTGGCCATCGCCCTCGCCACCCAATTCGACGGCGAAATAATCAACTCCGACAAGATGCAAGTGTACGGCGGCCTCGACGTGATCACCAATAAGGTGACCAAGGAGGAGTCCGCCGGCATCCCCCATCACTTGCTAGGTGTCGTCCACCCGGATGCCGACTTCACCGCATCAGATTTCTGCCGCGAGGCCGTGCATGCCATCGACTCCATCCTCGGGCGCGGTCGCGTCCCCATCGTCGCCGGCGGCTCCAACTCGTACATTGAGGGGCTGGTCGACGGCGAGGGCGGCGAGTTCCGGTCCCGGTACCAGTGCTTGTTCCTGTGGGTGGACGCGGCGCTGCCGCTCCTCCACTCCTTCGTGTCGGCACGGGTGGATAGGATGGCGGAGAAGGGGCTGGTGGAGGAGGCGCGAAGCTTGTTCCACGCCAATGCGGACTACTCCCGCGGTATCCGGAGGTCGATCGGGGTGCCCGAGATGGACCATTACTTCCGCATGGAGGCATCGGCGGACGAGGAAACCCGGGCCAGGATTTTGGAGGCGGCGGTGGATGAGATCAAGGCCAATACATGCAAGCTGACCTGCATTCAGCTGCAGAAGATCCACCGCTTCTGCACCCTCCCTGGTTGGGACCTGCACCGCATCGACGCCGGCGAGTTCTTTCTGAAGCGAGGCCAGGAGGGGGAGGCCGAGGCATGGGAGAAGGTGGTGGAGAGTCCCAGCACGGAGATCGTGCGAAGATTTCTGACCGGGGCCGGTGGGGTTAAGCATATGGCTGGTGAAGAAGGAACCGCCGACGATAACAAGGAGGATAACGGTGAGGTTGCCGATAAACATGGAACCGCAGGGAAGTACAAGGATGAGAATTGCGAGGTTAAGCATGTGGCTGGTGACGATGGAGCCACCGATCGCAAGAACGCGGATGAAAACGGGAGTGAAGCTGGTGCCAATGGAGAAGGACCCAAGAACGTGGTTAAGGATGTGAAGGGTGAGACTGAGACTGGTCATGTTAATGGAATAGCAGCCAACCGTGAGGTTTAA